A section of the Verrucomicrobiota bacterium genome encodes:
- a CDS encoding DUF1559 domain-containing protein has protein sequence MHRANVVGIVVGMTLIAVLTWMMLVSVMCRARNRPRSLCLSNLKQIGLALKQYSQDYGDRYPWRVGATRPGEA, from the coding sequence ATGCACAGGGCCAACGTTGTCGGCATCGTGGTCGGGATGACACTGATCGCCGTATTGACCTGGATGATGCTTGTGTCGGTGATGTGCAGGGCCAGGAACCGGCCGAGATCGCTGTGCCTGAGCAACCTGAAGCAGATCGGCCTCGCACTCAAGCAGTACAGCCAGGACTATGGCGACCGCTACCCGTGGCGCGTTGGAGCCACGCGCCCCGGTGAGGCA